One Brassica oleracea var. oleracea cultivar TO1000 chromosome C7, BOL, whole genome shotgun sequence genomic window carries:
- the LOC106304798 gene encoding NADP-dependent malic enzyme 1-like — protein sequence MEGVKNSDLKSSVNGGVVDVYGEDSATVEHSITPWSLSVLDAGYNKGLAFSEKERDTHYLRGLLPFLHLLLFKIFSSSEVKRLKLERESRVRKCSEVTPSGLKGSDIGKSFLFTFVSGGS from the exons ATGGAGGGTGTGAAGAACTCAGATTTGAAATCCTCTGTCAATGGTGGCGTTGTTGATGTCTATGGAGAAGATTCAGCCACTGTTGAGCACAGCATAACTCCATGGTCTCTTTCTGTTTTAG ATGCTGGCTACAACAAAGGACTTGCTTTCAGTGAGAAAGAGAGAGACACACATTACTTGCGTGGCCTTCTTCCTTTCCTCCATCTGTTGTTGTTCAAAATCTTCAG CTCATCTGAAGTAAAAAGGCTGAAGCTAGAGAGAGAGAGTAGAGTGAGAAAATGCTCTGAAGTAACCCCAAGTGGGTTGAAAGGTTCTGACATTGGAAAGAGTTTTTTATTCACTTTCGTGAGTGGAGGCAGTTGA
- the LOC106302309 gene encoding uncharacterized protein LOC106302309, with product MKTIFSSFRYGSRIRNIPVDYYTTEALTTLGDMVGKTMVVAFDPLKPVTQDYIRVQVRFNVANPLKTCRVLIVKGGKTATIRFNYENIQKRCFTCKRLNHEKRICPIEIRKRQEQAQGRRNLAVVPVPRAPVVLNKDDPLCGVLEEEQVGLDPLSGRPKNFKEVLDEMRRYLLAETGENRAVKIDRIRGTVKEAEADPIAQRAVLRLEPAPVVTSDLNRGKGLVFDYDEKSQRKVDFDLNANPNKLMAGAFKAFKASPATSAPILDLSTGEESSSASDHRFFSDSSTVFHSGYLRPGTSGTISRKPRVRRRPPKGVRKASSLGLVTRCQEPEENRREGKHEEGSRKMKKVMEDT from the coding sequence ATGAAGACTATCTTCAGTTCATTCCGCTATGGGTCAAGGATTAGGAACATTCCGGTCGACTACTATACGACTGAAGCTCTCACAACTTTGGGAGATATGGTGGGGAAAACAATGGTGGTAGCTTTTGATCCTCTCAAACCTGTGACTCAGGATTATATTCGGGTCCAAGTTCGTTTCAATGTGGCCAATCCTCTGAAGACTTGCAGAGTTCTTATCGTCAAGGGAGGGAAAACAGCTACCATCCGTTTCAACTATGAGAACATCCAAAAGAGGTGTTTCACCTGCAAGCGCTTAAACCATGAGAAGAGAATATGTCCTATTGAAATAAGAAAGCGTCAGGAGCAAGCTCAAGGTAGGAGGAACCTAGCAGTGGTGCCGGTTCCTAGAGCTCCAGTGGTGCTTAATAAGGATGATCCCTTATGTGGGGTTTTGGAGGAAGAGCAGGTGGGTCTGGATCCTCTCTCGGGAAGACCAAAAAATTTTAAGGAAGTTTTGGATGAGATGAGAAGATACCTGCTTGCTGAGACTGGTGAAAACAGAGCTGTGAAGATTGATAGGATAAGAGGCACAGTCAAAGAAGCGGAAGCAGATCCAATTGCTCAACGTGCTGTTCTACGGTTGGAGCCGGCCCCTGTGGTTACTAGTGATCTTAACAGAGGGAAAGGTCTGGTCTTCGATTATGATGAGAAATCTCAGAGGAAGGTGGATTTCGATCTTAACGCTAATCCTAATAAGCTGATGGCTGGAGCCTTTAAAGCGTTCAAGGCTTCTCCGGCGACAAGTGCTCCGATCTTGGATTTAAGCACTGGTGAGGAATCTAGTTCTGCTAGTGATCATAGGTTTTTCTCTGATAGTTCAACGGTATTCCACTCTGGTTATCTGAGGCCTGGAACCTCCGGAACTATTAGTAGGAAACCAAGGGTCCGCCGACGTCCTCCAAAAGGGGTTCGCAAAGCCTCTTCTTTGGGATTAGTTACCCGCTGCCAGGAGCCAGAGGAGAATAGAAGAGAAGGGAAACATGAAGAGGGCAGTAGAAAGATGAAGAAAGTGATGGAGGACACATGA